The following coding sequences lie in one Candoia aspera isolate rCanAsp1 chromosome 11, rCanAsp1.hap2, whole genome shotgun sequence genomic window:
- the CLEC3A gene encoding C-type lectin domain family 3 member A codes for MKPGGCLIFLFITIVLLDQVTGQASPFKAKKHTKRRVKEKNGDLKSQINKLWREVNSLKEMQALQTVCLRGTKIHKKCFLASEGAKHFHEANEDCIAKGGTLAIPRDGDETTALREYSKKSLPGVANFWLGVTDMVNEGKFVDVNGMVLNYFNWDRSQPNGGKRENCVLFSQSGQGKWVDEVCRTVKQYVCEFLIP; via the exons ATGAAACCAGGAGGATGTCTGATTTTCCTTTTCATAACCATAGTTTTGCTGGATCAGGTGACTGGCCAAGCTTCCCCCTTTAAGGCAAAGAAACACACCAAGCGGAGAGTAAAAG AGAAAAATGGTGACCTTAAGAGTCAAATTAACAAGCTTTGGAGAGAGGTAAATTCCTTGAAAGAAATGCAAGCCTTACAAACAG TCTGCCTTCGTGGAACAAAGATCCATAAGAAATGCTTCCTGGCATCGGAAGGTGCAAAACACTTCCACGAAGCAAATGAAGATTGCATAGCCAAAGGTGGGACACTCGCTATTCCCAGAGATGGAGATGAAACAACAGCCCTAAGAGAGTACAGCAAGAAGAGCTTGCCAGGTGTAGCAAATTTTTGGCTTGGGGTCACTGACATGGTCAACGAGGGGAAATTTGTTGATGTCAATGGAATGGTCCTGAACTACTTCAACTGGGACCGCTCACAGCCCAATGGAGGGAAGCGTGAGAACTGTGTCTTGTTTTCTCAGTCAGGTCAAGGGAAATGGGTGGATGAGGTCTGTCGTACTGTTAAACAATACGTTTGTGAATTCCTAATCCCTTAG